The stretch of DNA TGCTTGCGATAGTGCTTGCGGCGACGGAACTTGACGATACGAATCTTCTTGTGGCGGCCCTGTTCAACCACTTCTGCGGTCACTTTGGCGCCGTCAACCAGAGGCTGGCCTACGGTGATCTTGTCGCCGTCGGCAACCAGGAGGACCTGATCGAACTCCACGGCTTCACCGGTGCCGACTTCCAGTTTCTCGATGCGCAGGAGATCGCCTTCTTCCACGCGATACTGCTTGCCACCGGTCTTGATGACTGCGTACATGCTGCTGTTACTCCGAGCGGGTCACGGGTGGCGGGTGCAAGCACCGCTTGATAAGCCACTGCGACGGATTGTCAAATCATGCCGGGACGTCCGGCCAAGG from Isoalcanivorax indicus encodes:
- the rplU gene encoding 50S ribosomal protein L21 — encoded protein: MYAVIKTGGKQYRVEEGDLLRIEKLEVGTGEAVEFDQVLLVADGDKITVGQPLVDGAKVTAEVVEQGRHKKIRIVKFRRRKHYRKQQGHRQWFTEVKITGISG